One Streptomyces lincolnensis genomic region harbors:
- a CDS encoding serine-threonine protein kinase produces MAEPTMSVTPYWELTFDADGDPDGGRRDRLLAGVVQHKVRDLVVFAHGWNSDRSGATRLYSRFFAPFPALAPTGKLGYVGVVWPSMRFSDEPIPDFPRSVAAELPPRPALDKDTRHALLETFPGRATVIDRIARLLDQQPREEAELEEFGRLVRLLVEVVPAGPQVLFAADTLAEGVPQDEPLMFARPTAEVCEEFARALAETESPGGTAQFSIPNPWHGGHELLRQATYYAMKRRAGTVGERGLGRVIGQLAAKAPALRVHLVGHSFGARLVSFALRGLPEGVRTVKAVTLLQGAFSHYAFAPRLPHDTRAGGVLQGQQLRIDGPLVCCHSRHDSALGTIYPLASRMAGHDREFRDDDTPESVAGLDVGRSLRTRWGALGYGGVQAVPGTRALTLAAALTAQLPASGCVNVDAAEVVRRGGAPAGAHSDIAHRELAQLVVAAGRVQ; encoded by the coding sequence ATGGCGGAACCGACGATGAGCGTGACGCCGTACTGGGAGCTGACGTTCGACGCGGACGGGGATCCGGACGGCGGGCGACGGGACAGGCTGCTCGCGGGCGTGGTGCAGCACAAGGTCCGTGATCTGGTCGTCTTCGCGCACGGCTGGAACAGCGACCGCTCGGGCGCGACCCGCCTCTACAGCCGCTTCTTCGCGCCGTTCCCTGCGCTCGCCCCGACGGGGAAGCTCGGGTACGTCGGTGTGGTGTGGCCGTCGATGCGGTTCTCGGACGAGCCGATCCCGGACTTCCCGCGGTCCGTGGCCGCCGAGCTCCCGCCGCGTCCGGCGCTCGACAAGGACACCCGGCACGCGCTCCTTGAGACCTTTCCCGGCCGGGCCACCGTGATCGACCGGATCGCGCGGCTGCTGGACCAGCAGCCGCGCGAGGAGGCCGAGTTGGAGGAGTTCGGGCGGCTGGTGCGGCTGCTGGTGGAGGTGGTCCCGGCCGGTCCGCAGGTGCTGTTCGCCGCGGACACCCTGGCGGAGGGCGTGCCGCAGGACGAGCCCCTGATGTTCGCGCGGCCCACGGCGGAGGTCTGCGAGGAGTTCGCGCGGGCGCTCGCCGAGACCGAATCCCCGGGCGGGACCGCGCAGTTCTCGATCCCCAACCCGTGGCACGGCGGGCACGAACTGCTGCGGCAGGCGACGTACTACGCGATGAAGCGGCGCGCGGGGACGGTCGGCGAGCGCGGACTCGGCCGAGTGATCGGCCAGCTCGCCGCGAAGGCGCCCGCCCTGCGGGTGCATCTGGTGGGGCACAGCTTCGGCGCGCGGCTGGTGTCGTTCGCACTGCGCGGGCTGCCGGAGGGGGTGCGGACGGTGAAGGCGGTGACCCTGCTCCAAGGGGCGTTCTCCCACTACGCGTTCGCGCCCCGGCTGCCGCACGACACGCGCGCGGGAGGCGTGCTCCAGGGGCAGCAGCTGCGGATCGACGGGCCCCTGGTGTGCTGCCACTCACGGCACGACTCGGCCCTCGGGACCATCTACCCGCTCGCCTCCCGGATGGCGGGCCACGACCGGGAGTTCCGGGACGACGACACCCCCGAGTCGGTGGCGGGCCTCGATGTGGGGCGGTCCCTGCGGACCCGGTGGGGGGCGCTCGGGTACGGCGGGGTGCAGGCGGTGCCGGGCACGCGGGCGCTCACCCTCGCGGCCGCGCTCACCGCGCAGTTGCCCGCCTCGGGGTGCGTGAACGTGGACGCGGCCGAGGTGGTCCGGCGGGGCGGGGCGCCCGCCGGCGCGCACAGCGACATCGCGCACCGGGAGCTGGCACAGCTGGTGGTGGCGGCGGGCCGCGTCCAGTGA